One window of the Allosaccharopolyspora coralli genome contains the following:
- a CDS encoding alpha/beta fold hydrolase, producing the protein MSERHTSARARDGVELAVQEHGDPQRPTVVCVHGYPDDHELWNGVVGRLAERFHVVTYDVRGAGQSGHPTQREAYRLEQLQDDFAVILDRVSPDAPVHLLAHDWGSIQSWYFVSNDPTRQRVRTFTSISGPSLAHVPEFFRRRRSTSPRALAELATQSASSAYIALFRAPVVPEWLARRGVIGWMLDRHDRRARDAAPVPRAVDDLVSGLELYRANIGGRAVAHGAREVTIPVQVVAPTNDAFVGVPLQTDIGAWVRDLHVEHVAGSHWLPRTQPELVADFAMRHVDRAN; encoded by the coding sequence GTGTCCGAGAGACACACTTCCGCCCGGGCACGCGACGGCGTCGAACTGGCGGTCCAAGAGCACGGAGACCCACAGCGGCCGACCGTGGTGTGCGTGCACGGCTATCCCGACGATCACGAACTGTGGAACGGGGTAGTCGGTCGGTTGGCGGAACGTTTCCACGTGGTCACCTACGACGTGCGGGGTGCGGGCCAGTCCGGACATCCGACGCAGCGGGAGGCCTATCGGCTCGAACAGCTGCAGGACGACTTCGCCGTGATCCTGGACAGGGTGAGTCCGGACGCCCCGGTTCATCTGCTGGCGCACGACTGGGGCTCGATCCAGTCCTGGTATTTCGTGAGCAACGATCCGACCAGACAGCGAGTGCGTACCTTCACGTCGATCTCGGGCCCCTCGCTGGCGCACGTGCCGGAGTTCTTCCGGCGGCGCCGCAGTACGTCGCCGAGGGCGTTGGCAGAGCTGGCCACGCAATCGGCGTCCTCGGCCTACATCGCTCTGTTCCGTGCCCCGGTGGTGCCCGAGTGGTTGGCGCGGCGCGGAGTGATCGGCTGGATGCTCGACCGGCATGATCGACGGGCACGCGACGCCGCGCCCGTGCCGCGCGCCGTTGACGATCTCGTGTCCGGCTTGGAGTTGTATCGGGCGAACATCGGCGGCCGTGCGGTCGCACACGGTGCACGCGAGGTGACGATTCCGGTCCAGGTAGTGGCGCCGACGAACGACGCCTTCGTCGGCGTCCCGTTGCAGACCGACATCGGTGCGTGGGTGCGGGACCTGCACGTCGAGCACGTCGCCGGAAGTCACTGGCTGCCCCGGACTCAGCCCGAGCTGGTCGCGGACTTCGCGATGCGCCACGTCGACCGCGCGAACTGA
- a CDS encoding 2Fe-2S iron-sulfur cluster-binding protein, with protein MENQIDLTVDGGRRTLSVDTRTTLLDALRETLGVTSPKKGCDHGQCGACTVLLDGRRVTSCLTFAVAQDGSEVVTADGVHDGDDLHPVQEALVEHDGFQCGYCTPGQVCSAIGMLDEAKAGWPSHVTEDLRAGIELDEEEIRERMSGNLCRCGAYTGIVAALAEVARGETGRGTDEEARA; from the coding sequence ATGGAGAACCAGATCGATCTGACCGTCGACGGTGGGCGCAGGACGCTATCGGTGGACACCCGGACGACGTTGTTGGACGCGTTGCGCGAGACGCTCGGGGTGACTTCGCCGAAGAAGGGCTGCGATCACGGGCAGTGCGGAGCCTGCACGGTGCTGCTCGACGGGCGACGAGTCACCAGTTGCCTGACGTTCGCCGTGGCCCAGGACGGGTCCGAAGTGGTCACCGCCGACGGTGTCCACGACGGCGACGACCTGCACCCGGTGCAGGAGGCGCTGGTCGAACACGACGGATTCCAATGCGGATACTGCACGCCCGGGCAGGTGTGCTCGGCGATCGGCATGCTCGACGAGGCGAAGGCCGGATGGCCCAGCCACGTCACCGAGGACCTGCGGGCAGGCATCGAGCTCGACGAAGAGGAGATCCGGGAGCGGATGAGCGGCAATCTGTGCCGGTGTGGTGCCTACACCGGAATCGTGGCGGCGCTCGCCGAGGTCGCCAGGGGTGAGACCGGGCGTGGCACGGACGAGGAGGCGCGCGCGTGA
- a CDS encoding ATP-binding protein has protein sequence MQVDNQTAQFDDLQLIALPTAVSCAEMFVRFTLAEWSLRDLTSVATSVSGALVQGAVDDADSTTPGMLTVRLRLAGGSLVVEVERDPSARCPETAPDLEEGRTGVDSGRTGAPLVWCEVPLPGQQAASAVPLPKRERRASAEAARWADQPDEVDPAVWDKLLSGLGGSPSGGKHAE, from the coding sequence ATGCAGGTGGACAATCAGACCGCGCAGTTCGACGACCTGCAGCTCATCGCGCTTCCCACGGCGGTGAGCTGCGCCGAGATGTTCGTCCGGTTCACCCTCGCGGAATGGTCGCTGCGTGACCTCACGTCGGTCGCGACGTCCGTGTCCGGCGCGCTGGTGCAGGGAGCCGTGGACGACGCCGACTCGACCACGCCGGGCATGCTCACCGTGCGCCTGCGGTTGGCGGGTGGCTCGTTGGTCGTCGAGGTGGAGCGGGATCCCTCGGCGCGTTGCCCGGAGACGGCCCCGGACCTCGAGGAAGGGCGTACCGGCGTCGACTCCGGCCGTACCGGCGCGCCGTTGGTGTGGTGCGAGGTACCGCTGCCGGGCCAGCAGGCCGCCTCCGCCGTGCCGCTCCCGAAGCGGGAGCGTCGGGCGTCCGCCGAGGCGGCCCGGTGGGCCGATCAGCCCGATGAGGTGGACCCGGCCGTGTGGGACAAGCTCTTGAGCGGTCTCGGCGGCTCACCGAGCGGCGGCAAACACGCCGAGTGA
- a CDS encoding FAD binding domain-containing protein, with protein sequence MNPFDYERASDARGAVAAVAARPDAQFLGGGTNLVDHMKLGVAQPGMLVDVTRLPFDSVEARPEGGVRVGGMMRNSELAADPLIREWYPVLAQALLAGASGQLRNLATTGGNLLQRTRCPYFQDLTTPCNKREPGSGCSALHGWNRDHAVLGGSSECVAVHPSDLAVALTALDAVVRLQSPGHDRGLPVHSLYKLPEDDPSHDTVLEHGELITAVDLPEASPHTRSAYRKVRDRASFAFALSSVAAVVEVADGVVQSARIALGGVATVPWRASRAEEVLRGAPATEETFRAAADAELEAAEPLRHNEFKVALTRNTIVAVLRDLAAAEEGSG encoded by the coding sequence GTGAATCCGTTCGACTACGAGCGCGCTTCCGACGCGCGGGGCGCGGTCGCGGCGGTGGCCGCGCGCCCGGACGCCCAGTTCTTGGGTGGGGGAACGAATCTCGTCGACCACATGAAGCTGGGTGTGGCCCAGCCCGGGATGCTGGTCGACGTGACGCGGCTGCCGTTCGACTCGGTGGAGGCCCGCCCCGAGGGCGGTGTCCGCGTCGGCGGGATGATGCGGAACAGCGAACTCGCCGCCGACCCGTTGATCCGGGAGTGGTATCCGGTGCTGGCGCAGGCGTTGCTCGCCGGAGCGTCCGGGCAGTTGCGCAACTTGGCGACGACGGGCGGGAATCTGCTGCAACGGACCCGGTGCCCGTACTTCCAGGATCTGACGACGCCGTGCAACAAACGGGAGCCGGGGTCGGGATGTTCGGCGCTGCACGGATGGAACCGGGACCACGCCGTTCTCGGCGGGTCCTCGGAGTGCGTAGCGGTGCACCCGTCCGATCTGGCCGTCGCGTTGACCGCGCTCGACGCGGTCGTGCGATTGCAGAGCCCCGGGCACGACCGGGGTTTGCCAGTGCACTCGTTGTACAAGCTCCCCGAGGATGACCCGTCGCACGACACGGTGCTGGAGCACGGTGAACTCATCACGGCCGTGGACCTCCCGGAGGCGTCGCCGCACACGCGGTCTGCTTATCGGAAGGTGCGCGACCGCGCGTCCTTTGCGTTCGCGCTCTCCTCTGTCGCGGCGGTCGTCGAGGTCGCCGATGGCGTGGTGCAGTCGGCGCGGATCGCCCTCGGCGGTGTCGCGACCGTGCCGTGGCGGGCGAGCCGGGCGGAGGAGGTGCTGCGAGGCGCCCCCGCCACCGAAGAGACGTTCCGAGCCGCCGCGGACGCGGAACTGGAGGCGGCGGAACCGTTGCGGCACAACGAGTTCAAGGTGGCACTGACCCGGAACACGATCGTCGCCGTGTTGCGCGACCTGGCGGCAGCTGAGGAGGGCTCCGGATGA
- a CDS encoding MFS transporter, giving the protein MPTELSLERSTVLRARNAVALVFFVNGFSMSSWASRLPEARDLLGLTPGQVGTLLLAMSGGAMVAMAGAGTLAHHFGSARVVGTGAILAGAALAVLALGTSVAASVWVTALGMVGVGLAVGVWDVAMNVEAASVEHRLGYTIMPRFHAGFSLGTVLGAAVGAAASAAGVSVAPHLLAAAVVVAVLPPLAVGSFLAPEREAADTVEGTPQAAGQLARTWKEPRTLLIGLMVLALALTEGTANDWLALAMVDGHQVPPWVGATTFAVFLTAMTLGRFVGTHLLDRYGRVLVLRTTMTLAIVGVLITVLAEPLPLVAFGVVLWGLGASLGFPIGMSAAADDPDRAAPRVSVVSAIGYTAFLAGPPVLGYLGDHFGTLQALLLIAILLVPSLFAVSAARPPRT; this is encoded by the coding sequence GTGCCCACCGAGCTCTCGCTCGAACGGTCCACGGTGCTGCGTGCCCGCAACGCCGTAGCGCTGGTCTTTTTCGTTAACGGGTTCTCGATGTCGTCATGGGCTTCCCGGCTGCCCGAAGCACGGGACCTGCTCGGACTGACTCCCGGGCAGGTCGGCACGTTGCTGTTGGCCATGTCCGGCGGGGCGATGGTCGCGATGGCCGGCGCGGGCACGCTCGCGCACCACTTCGGCTCGGCGAGGGTCGTCGGTACCGGAGCGATCCTGGCAGGCGCCGCACTCGCCGTCCTGGCGCTCGGGACGAGCGTGGCCGCGTCGGTGTGGGTGACCGCGCTCGGCATGGTCGGGGTCGGCCTCGCCGTAGGTGTGTGGGACGTGGCGATGAACGTCGAAGCCGCGTCCGTCGAGCACCGGCTCGGCTACACGATCATGCCCCGCTTCCACGCCGGGTTCAGTCTCGGCACGGTCCTCGGAGCTGCTGTCGGTGCTGCCGCCTCCGCCGCCGGTGTTTCCGTCGCGCCGCACCTGCTCGCCGCCGCGGTGGTCGTCGCTGTGCTGCCACCGCTGGCGGTCGGCTCGTTCCTCGCACCCGAGCGCGAAGCCGCGGACACCGTCGAGGGCACACCGCAGGCCGCAGGGCAACTCGCGCGCACGTGGAAGGAGCCGCGCACGCTGCTCATCGGACTCATGGTGCTCGCACTCGCGCTCACCGAAGGCACCGCGAACGACTGGCTGGCGCTCGCGATGGTCGACGGGCACCAGGTGCCGCCCTGGGTCGGCGCCACGACCTTCGCGGTGTTCCTCACCGCGATGACGCTCGGCCGGTTCGTCGGAACTCACCTGCTGGACCGCTACGGCCGGGTCCTGGTGCTGCGCACGACGATGACCCTCGCGATCGTCGGCGTGTTGATCACCGTCCTCGCCGAGCCACTGCCGTTGGTTGCGTTCGGGGTCGTGTTGTGGGGCCTCGGTGCCTCGCTCGGGTTCCCCATCGGCATGAGCGCCGCCGCCGACGACCCGGATCGTGCCGCACCGCGCGTGAGCGTCGTCTCGGCCATCGGCTACACCGCGTTCCTCGCCGGCCCGCCCGTGCTCGGGTACCTCGGCGATCACTTCGGGACGCTGCAGGCCCTCCTGCTCATCGCGATCCTGCTGGTGCCCTCGCTGTTCGCGGTGTCCGCAGCGCGTCCGCCACGGACGTGA
- a CDS encoding 4'-phosphopantetheinyl transferase family protein: protein MIERILPECVVARELDHDPPEAALLDAEHEAVARAVASRRAEFTTTRHCAHLALAGLGWPAVAIPRGERGAPQWPDGVVGSLTHCEGYRAAAVARRTDLRSVGIDAEPHRTLPDGVLRVVALDEEREMLDELARVGTAVHWDRLLFCAKEAVYKTWFPMTGSWLGFEDARVRLDHRHDRVDVELRVPAPMVDGIEVAAFSGRWITSNGTLAVALTHPA from the coding sequence GTGATCGAACGGATACTGCCGGAGTGCGTGGTCGCACGGGAGCTGGACCACGATCCGCCGGAGGCCGCGCTCCTCGATGCCGAGCACGAGGCCGTCGCGCGCGCCGTCGCCAGCCGTCGGGCGGAGTTCACCACGACTCGGCACTGCGCACACCTCGCGCTGGCCGGATTGGGCTGGCCGGCTGTGGCGATCCCGCGAGGGGAACGCGGCGCGCCGCAGTGGCCCGACGGTGTCGTCGGCAGCCTCACGCACTGCGAGGGCTACCGCGCGGCGGCGGTCGCGCGGCGCACGGACCTGCGCTCGGTCGGGATCGACGCCGAGCCGCATCGAACGCTGCCCGACGGCGTGCTGCGGGTGGTCGCGCTCGACGAGGAACGGGAGATGCTCGACGAGCTCGCGCGCGTCGGGACGGCGGTGCACTGGGACCGCTTGCTGTTCTGCGCCAAGGAAGCCGTGTACAAGACATGGTTCCCGATGACCGGTAGCTGGCTCGGGTTCGAGGACGCGCGGGTGCGACTCGACCACCGTCACGACCGAGTGGACGTGGAACTGCGCGTGCCTGCGCCGATGGTGGACGGCATCGAAGTCGCCGCCTTCAGCGGCCGCTGGATCACGTCCAACGGCACGCTCGCCGTCGCCCTCACCCATCCAGCCTGA
- a CDS encoding extracellular catalytic domain type 1 short-chain-length polyhydroxyalkanoate depolymerase: protein MGRLATLTVLALTATALTLPGVSAASAPETASGPDAAPGPEAAAEIEEVTQFGSNPGALRMFRYTPDNLSEGRPVVIALHGCTQDAVGYGTNSGWIELADRWGFTVVLPQQESANNANGCFNWFEQADTDRDTGEAASVAQMRQRAIDDAAADPQRVYVSGLSAGGAMTATMLATYPEQYAGGGIVAGLPYRCASTLPDAFTCMNPGKDQTPQQWGDLVRAASAHEGARPTVSLWHGDADTTVAPANMRESVEQWTDVHGTDTTPDVEDTVAGYPHAEYHDGSGRAVVETVTIPGMNHGQPVDPGTGEQQCGQAADYMLDVDVCAAYQMGTTWGLAAQGR, encoded by the coding sequence GTGGGCCGTCTCGCCACCCTCACAGTTCTCGCCCTCACTGCCACTGCGCTCACCCTTCCCGGCGTCTCGGCGGCGTCCGCCCCGGAGACAGCGTCAGGCCCTGACGCGGCACCCGGCCCGGAGGCAGCGGCCGAGATCGAGGAAGTGACCCAGTTCGGCAGCAACCCCGGCGCGCTGCGGATGTTCCGCTACACCCCGGACAACCTGTCCGAGGGACGACCGGTCGTCATCGCTCTGCACGGCTGCACCCAGGACGCCGTCGGCTACGGCACGAACTCCGGCTGGATCGAACTGGCCGACCGGTGGGGTTTCACGGTCGTGCTGCCCCAGCAGGAGTCCGCCAACAACGCCAACGGGTGTTTCAACTGGTTCGAACAGGCCGACACCGACCGGGACACCGGGGAAGCCGCCTCAGTCGCGCAGATGCGGCAGCGGGCGATCGACGACGCGGCGGCGGACCCACAACGCGTGTACGTCAGCGGGCTGTCCGCGGGCGGCGCGATGACCGCCACGATGCTGGCGACCTATCCGGAGCAGTACGCGGGCGGCGGAATCGTCGCCGGGTTGCCGTACCGCTGCGCCTCGACACTCCCGGACGCTTTCACCTGCATGAATCCCGGCAAGGACCAGACGCCGCAACAGTGGGGCGACCTGGTCCGTGCGGCGAGCGCGCACGAGGGCGCGCGACCGACCGTCAGCCTCTGGCACGGTGACGCGGACACGACGGTCGCCCCGGCCAACATGCGCGAGTCCGTCGAACAGTGGACCGACGTGCACGGCACGGATACCACCCCGGACGTCGAAGACACGGTGGCCGGCTACCCGCACGCCGAATACCACGACGGGTCCGGGCGAGCCGTGGTGGAGACGGTGACCATTCCGGGGATGAACCACGGACAGCCGGTGGACCCGGGCACCGGCGAGCAACAGTGCGGCCAGGCCGCGGACTACATGCTCGACGTCGACGTCTGCGCCGCGTATCAGATGGGCACCACCTGGGGACTGGCAGCCCAGGGCCGGTGA
- a CDS encoding xanthine dehydrogenase family protein molybdopterin-binding subunit translates to MTGVGSADSVGTAVRRLDGPLKVTGNARYAAEQPETEPLYAHLIQSTVARGRVSSIETAEAEAVEGVAGVLTRHNAPALASTEDPEMRVLQSDEVAYRGQIVAVVLAGSAHVATQAANLVRVEYAESEHDVELPDGDSSRLVDAGIDSDVDTGGVDEAWESAQARVDVTCTTPLEHNNPMEPHATVATWADGQLTLHDSTQGVHATRSAVEALFGLEHVRVISPYVGGGFGSKGLPHAPLVAAGLAAMAFPGRAVKVTVTRQQMFTLVGHRPATVQRLRLAADHSGRLVSLSHDIAVSASRVKDYVEQAGAPSGTMYASPQRRIRHRMAELDLPAPTWMRAPGECPGMFGLEVAVDELAEQCGMDPIDFRIRNEPETDPSSGLPFSSRNLLRCLQVGAERFGWGERSWRRGRGQHGIGVASAAFPAFQIPGSRARIVFTGERYRVEIGAADIGTGTWTALAQIAADALEVPLDDVDLRIGDTALPKASLAGGSSGLASWGGTVTEAAREFRDEHGKDPVDGAETTSKMPRNPDAGQYSMHAFGAQFAEVRVDADTGEIRVPRMLGVFAAGRIVNPRTARSQLVGGMIMGVSMALHEHSALDPRFGHVVNHDFAGYHIASNADVGDVEATWVDEHDPHVNSVGVKGIGEVGIVGAAPAIANAAYAATGVRVRDLPLTLDSFLR, encoded by the coding sequence ATGACCGGGGTGGGCAGCGCTGACTCTGTCGGCACAGCGGTGCGCAGGCTGGACGGTCCGCTGAAGGTGACGGGCAACGCCCGGTACGCCGCCGAACAGCCGGAGACGGAACCGCTGTACGCGCACCTGATCCAGTCCACTGTGGCGCGCGGCCGCGTGTCCTCGATCGAGACCGCCGAGGCCGAAGCAGTCGAGGGCGTTGCCGGAGTGCTCACCCGGCACAACGCGCCCGCACTGGCGTCCACCGAGGACCCCGAGATGCGGGTACTGCAGTCCGACGAGGTCGCCTACCGGGGACAGATCGTCGCCGTGGTGCTCGCCGGCAGCGCGCACGTGGCGACTCAAGCCGCGAACCTGGTGCGGGTCGAGTACGCGGAGTCCGAGCACGACGTCGAACTGCCGGACGGAGATTCCTCCCGACTCGTCGACGCGGGCATCGACAGCGACGTCGACACCGGTGGCGTCGACGAGGCGTGGGAGTCCGCGCAGGCACGTGTCGACGTGACCTGCACGACGCCGCTGGAACACAACAACCCGATGGAGCCGCACGCCACCGTCGCGACCTGGGCGGACGGCCAACTCACGCTGCACGACTCGACCCAAGGCGTACACGCGACCCGATCGGCCGTGGAGGCGCTATTCGGCCTCGAACACGTCCGGGTGATCTCGCCGTACGTCGGCGGTGGTTTCGGTTCCAAGGGACTGCCGCATGCGCCTCTGGTGGCGGCGGGCCTGGCCGCGATGGCCTTTCCCGGCCGTGCGGTCAAGGTCACGGTCACGCGGCAGCAGATGTTCACCCTTGTCGGACACCGTCCGGCGACCGTGCAACGGCTCCGGCTGGCTGCGGACCACAGTGGACGATTGGTGTCCCTTTCGCACGACATCGCGGTGTCGGCCTCTCGCGTCAAGGACTACGTCGAGCAGGCCGGCGCACCGAGCGGCACGATGTACGCCTCACCGCAGCGCCGCATCCGGCATCGCATGGCCGAACTCGACCTCCCCGCTCCGACATGGATGCGGGCGCCGGGGGAGTGTCCCGGGATGTTCGGCCTCGAAGTGGCCGTGGACGAACTGGCCGAGCAGTGCGGAATGGACCCGATCGACTTCCGGATCCGAAACGAGCCGGAGACCGACCCGTCCTCCGGACTGCCGTTCTCGTCCCGCAACCTGCTCCGCTGCCTGCAGGTCGGTGCGGAACGGTTCGGCTGGGGTGAGCGGTCTTGGCGACGCGGGCGAGGACAGCACGGAATCGGTGTGGCGAGCGCCGCGTTCCCGGCCTTCCAGATCCCCGGCTCGCGGGCGCGGATCGTGTTCACCGGCGAGCGCTACCGAGTCGAGATCGGTGCCGCCGACATCGGCACGGGGACGTGGACGGCGCTGGCCCAGATCGCGGCCGACGCGTTGGAGGTTCCGTTGGACGACGTCGACCTGCGGATCGGCGACACTGCGCTGCCGAAGGCGTCGCTGGCAGGCGGGTCGAGCGGGCTCGCGAGCTGGGGCGGCACCGTGACCGAGGCGGCGCGTGAGTTCCGTGACGAACACGGCAAGGATCCCGTCGACGGTGCGGAAACGACGTCCAAGATGCCGAGGAACCCGGACGCGGGCCAGTACTCGATGCACGCGTTCGGTGCCCAGTTCGCCGAGGTCCGGGTCGACGCCGACACCGGCGAGATCCGGGTACCTCGAATGCTCGGCGTGTTCGCCGCCGGGCGCATCGTCAACCCGCGAACCGCACGGTCGCAGCTCGTCGGTGGCATGATCATGGGCGTGTCGATGGCGCTGCACGAACACAGCGCCCTCGACCCGCGCTTCGGGCACGTCGTCAACCACGACTTCGCCGGTTACCACATCGCGTCGAACGCCGACGTCGGCGACGTGGAGGCGACGTGGGTCGATGAACACGACCCGCACGTGAACTCGGTGGGAGTGAAGGGAATCGGTGAGGTCGGGATCGTCGGTGCCGCGCCCGCCATCGCGAACGCGGCGTACGCGGCGACCGGGGTCCGGGTGCGCGATCTTCCCCTCACTCTCGATTCGTTCCTGCGCTGA
- a CDS encoding M23 family metallopeptidase, translating to MHARHTRVAAALCFAVALVSTGSTTAAAATTDLGCGADDAFHPSTPAPPGTFRISGPTGTCRSAPDPVAPAAADPAPRSSPWVVPTRGTCTSEFGARSRGFHEGLDFGAPVGEPIVAASEGTVVDAGPASGYGLWVRVDHGGGVVTTYGHNDRNLVHRGASVRAGDVVATVGNRGQSTGPHLHFQTEVDGNPVDPESFYQQRGAPPLCGTQ from the coding sequence GTGCACGCACGCCACACCCGGGTCGCCGCGGCGCTCTGCTTCGCGGTCGCTCTGGTTTCCACCGGTTCGACCACGGCAGCCGCCGCTACCACCGACCTCGGGTGCGGCGCCGACGACGCGTTCCATCCGTCCACACCGGCACCACCGGGAACGTTCCGCATCTCCGGTCCCACGGGCACCTGTCGTAGCGCCCCCGACCCGGTCGCCCCTGCCGCCGCCGACCCGGCTCCCCGATCATCACCGTGGGTCGTGCCCACGCGAGGAACATGCACCTCCGAGTTCGGTGCTCGCAGCCGTGGGTTCCACGAAGGACTGGACTTCGGCGCCCCGGTCGGAGAACCGATCGTCGCGGCGTCCGAAGGAACCGTCGTCGACGCGGGACCCGCGAGTGGGTACGGACTGTGGGTCCGCGTCGACCACGGTGGCGGTGTCGTGACGACCTACGGACACAACGACCGCAACCTCGTCCACCGTGGCGCGAGCGTTCGCGCGGGGGACGTCGTCGCCACCGTCGGCAACCGTGGCCAGTCCACCGGACCGCATCTGCACTTCCAGACCGAGGTGGACGGAAACCCCGTCGACCCGGAGTCGTTCTATCAGCAGCGCGGCGCTCCGCCACTCTGCGGCACCCAGTGA
- a CDS encoding MerR family transcriptional regulator has translation MELTIGAFARAVRLSPKALRLYDELGLLHPARVDPHSGYRYYTENQLEHARLVSWLRRLGMPLTRIRTVCASQASDAAAEVASYWAEVERLTDEQRRLATFLVEHLSGKDCPDRDERKGTEMADGPNTITLRYAVQSDHGRTREYNQDWAYAGDRLFAVADGFGDHGDADPVSALAVEALKPLDDAIPAGDLLNTLQNAVGDAEIAVRDFARSDPAYEGVGTTLTAMLLSGSQLALVHVGDSRAYLLRDGSLTRITHDHTVVQRMVDSGQITADEAASHPQRSILSQALHGGEIAAVDSGLHEVRAGDRYMLCSDGLSGVVEPEGMRSVLKSVDVPEKAVRRLVQLANERGGPDNITCVVADVVAKPVE, from the coding sequence ATGGAGCTGACGATCGGGGCGTTCGCGCGGGCGGTGCGGCTGTCACCGAAGGCCTTGCGCCTCTACGACGAGCTCGGACTGCTCCATCCGGCGCGGGTGGACCCGCACTCGGGATACCGGTACTACACCGAGAACCAGCTGGAGCATGCGCGGCTCGTGTCGTGGTTGCGTCGGCTGGGGATGCCGCTCACGCGCATCCGAACGGTGTGCGCGTCGCAGGCTTCGGACGCCGCGGCCGAGGTCGCGTCGTACTGGGCGGAGGTCGAACGGCTCACCGACGAACAACGTCGTCTCGCCACCTTCCTCGTCGAGCACCTGTCCGGAAAGGACTGTCCGGACCGGGACGAGAGGAAAGGTACCGAGATGGCTGACGGACCGAACACCATCACATTGCGCTACGCGGTGCAGTCCGATCACGGTCGCACCCGCGAGTACAACCAGGACTGGGCGTACGCGGGCGATCGGCTGTTCGCCGTGGCCGACGGCTTCGGCGACCACGGTGACGCGGACCCGGTCAGTGCGCTGGCGGTCGAGGCGTTGAAGCCGCTCGACGATGCGATTCCGGCCGGGGACCTGCTCAACACGTTGCAGAATGCGGTCGGGGACGCGGAGATCGCCGTGCGCGACTTCGCACGCTCGGATCCGGCGTACGAGGGTGTCGGGACGACGTTGACCGCGATGCTGCTGTCCGGGTCACAGCTCGCGCTCGTGCACGTCGGCGACTCCCGCGCCTATCTGCTGCGGGACGGCTCGCTGACCCGGATCACCCATGACCACACCGTGGTGCAGCGGATGGTCGACAGTGGGCAGATCACCGCGGACGAAGCGGCGTCACACCCGCAGCGTTCGATCCTGTCGCAGGCACTGCACGGGGGTGAGATCGCTGCGGTCGACTCGGGACTGCACGAGGTTCGTGCCGGGGATCGGTACATGCTGTGTTCCGACGGCTTGTCCGGCGTGGTGGAGCCTGAGGGCATGCGATCGGTTCTGAAGTCGGTGGACGTCCCGGAGAAAGCAGTGCGCCGACTGGTGCAGTTGGCGAACGAACGTGGCGGACCGGACAACATCACCTGCGTGGTCGCCGACGTCGTGGCGAAACCGGTGGAGTGA